In the Psychromicrobium lacuslunae genome, TTCGGAGTCGCCGACCTGCGGGATCATTGAGGTGTATAGCGCCTTCGCCTCGTCGCGGACGATGACGCCGTTTCGCAACTCGATCACGCGTTTACGATACTGATTGACGATATCGTCGTCGTGAGTGGCCATCACCACCGTGGTGCCGTTCTGGTTGATTTTGTCTAGCACCTTCATAATCCCCAGTGATGTTTCTGGATCGAGGTTTCCGGTCGGTTCATCAGCCAACAAGATGCCGGGCTTATTCACCACGGCCCGGGCTATTGCTACTCTCTGCTGCTCACCACCAGAAAGTTCATGCGGCATCCGGTTCTCTTTGCCCTGTAGGCCCACGGTTTTCAGTACGTCCGGTACGGTTTCCCGAATGATGCTACGGCTGCGGCCAATCACCTGCATAGCGAAAGCGACATTGGCGAAAACAGTCTTTTGCGGCAGCAATCGGAAGTCTTGGAAGACGACGCCAATGCCGCGTCGCAGCTTAGGTACCCGCCAAGAAGAAATATGAGCGACGTTCTGCCCAGCGACATAGACGGCGCCGCTGGAGGCCTTGTCTTCTTTGAGGACCAGCCGCAGAAAGGTCGACTTTCCGGAGCCGGAAGCACCGACCAGGAAGGCGAATTCACTGCGGTCAATCTCCAAGGAAACCTTGTCCAGCGCGGGACGGCTTTTCCGGTCATAGACCTTGGTGACACTGTCGAAACGAATCATGGCTCTTTTTTCACCCAGTTCAGAGCCGGCGGCTGGGCAGGATCGGGGAAGAGTCCACCGGCTTTTCGACTATATGCACCAGTGGACCGGTATTGCGGGGACTCGGCTCGGTGTGTCGGCGAATTCTCCGAATCAACAGCTGGCTAACAGCTTGACGGGCCAGCTCCTCCGAGCCGAGCTACTCACTCAGCGGCGTTGCGCTGATTCGCCCGCCAGCGGATGCCCGCATCGATGAAGTCGTCGATATCCCCGTCGAGCACGCCAGCGGTATTCCCGACTTCGTGTTCGGTGCGCAGGTCCTTGACCATCTGATACGGATTGAGCACATAGGAACGCATCTGATCGCCCCAGGAAGCTTTCACGTCACCAGCGAGTGCCTTCTTCTCCGCATCCTCTTCCTGCTTCTTCAGCAGCAGCAGCCTTGATTGCAACACCCGCAAGGCCGCGGCCCGATTTTGCAATTGCGACTTTTCATTCTGCATCGACACCACTGTGCCGGTGGGAATGTGAGTCAGTCGCACCGCTGAGTCGGTGGTATTCACCGACTGCCCACCGGGGCCAGAGGAGCGGAAAACATCGACCCGAATATCGTTTTCCGGGATCTCGATGCTGTCGGTCTGCTCAATCAGCGGGATGACTTCGACGGCAGCAAAGGAGGTCTGACGGCGCCCCTGGTTGTCGAAGGGACTGATCCGGACTAGACGATGGGTGCCGGCTTCCACGCTGAGAGTGCCGAAAGCGTAAGGCGCCTTGACTTCGAAAGTCGCTGATTTCAAACCAGCTTCTTCGGCATAGGAGGTGTCCAATACCTGAGTTGAGTAGCCGTGTCGCTCCGCCCAGCGCAAATACATCCGCAACAGCATCTCAGCGAAATCGGCAGCGTCCACGCCGCCCGCACCGGATCGAATAGTGACGACGGCCTCGCGCTCGTCATACTCCCCCGCCAGCAAAGTGGTCACTTCGAGCTCCTGGAGAGACTTCTGCAAAGCCAGCAGTTCCTTGCCCGCTTCTGCCAAGGAATCGGCATCCGCTTCGGCCTCAGCTAGCTCCACCAGCACCTCGAGGTCGTCGATTCGAGATGCCAAAGATTCCAACCGCTCTAGTTTTGATTGAGCATGAGATAGCTGAGAGGTCACTTTCTGGGCCTTGGCTGGATCGTCCCAAAGGTCTGGAACACCAGCTTCAGCCGAAAGCGCCTCAATGTCCCTGCGCAAGGCCGCGGCATCAACCACCCGCTCGATTGACTCGTAGGTGGCACGGAGCGTGCGGATTTCTACCGGAAAGTCGATTTCTGCCATGATCAACAAGCTTATGGCATCGCGAGCCGTGCCGAGATGAGAAGCCCGGTTAACGGTGTAATTGGGGCCGTGAAGTGCTCTCAGCGCTGATCGGAATACCGTCAGGGATCAACAGACTAAGGATCGGCGGATGTGCCACTGCGGTCAGCACGACCCGTGCGCTTTGCCCGTCGGGGCTTCCGGTGCCGGCTGAGATAGAGAGCTGGTCAAATTCGCCCGAGGCCACGTAGTCCTTGAGATATTGCTGAGCGGCGCTGATCACGACGTTCGAATCGAGGTGCAGCCCTGGGTGACTTTGAGAGTTATTGAGGGAAATTTGGTCCGCGGCGGCGGCAGCAGCTCCATCAGCAACCGACAGCAGCTTCTTGCTCTCAATATAGAGCGCCGAAGCTGCCGTCACGGTGGCGACAATCATTAGGCTAAGCAGCATGTATCCAATAGCCAGGACAGCAATCTGCCCCTCCTCCCCTTGATTCGCCCGCCACGCCGACACTGGCTTCGCCCGGTCATCGATAGCTGTCTGGTCATCGATAGCTACTGACAATTTGAGTGGCTTCCGACTGCATTGTTGCTGCTGTGGTGTGCAGGGTGGGCAAAGTCGGTATGAGCGGCAAGGGCACCTTCAGTGAAATCTTCACTGAGATGGCTGTCCCCGGCGCCGTACAGTCGGACGGCGAACACGAAACCTGCATGGTGAATTGCTCCGCCGAGAAACCATAATCTGCCGCGGCCAGGATGATTGCCTGGTTCGCTTGCTGCTGAGCTAAGGCTGGCTGCTTGGACGTCGCCAGGATCTTTGCCGCCTGATCGGCCAATTCGACCGTCGCATAGGCACCCCCTTGCATTTGCCCCAACGTCACAACCAGGTAAATCACCGGAATCAGCAACACCGCGACCAAGAAGACGAACTCCACCACGGCGCTGCCTTGCTCGGCTGGTTTGCCTGGTTCGCCTTGGACATCCGGTTGAGCCTGCCTGGCCTCTTCAGCTTCCGGACTACACCGGACGGCGATACGGTCCATGGGCGTTATCAGCCAGGTCGCGGTCCGGCGGACAGCATTCTGTTCAAGGTTGCAGGACCGCATGACCGCTGACCTCTAGGGCTTGCTGTACCCCTAGGAAACCGATCAGCGGCAACGGTGCCCTGATCGAAACTTGAAGTACTTTGAGGCCGCCCAGTTCTTGCTCTGAGCAGCTCACATCGGTGGAAAAGCTGGAGTTCAGGGCAGCATTGATCAGCTGCTTAGAACGTTCAGCGGCTTGTTCAGGCGATCGGTCGGCGAGCGCACCGAATTGTGCTCCGGAGACTGCAGCATCGATCAAGGTATTCCTGACGTGCAGCACTAAGGCGAGCTGGGCAATCGAGACGAAGAGCAAGCTGAGCAACGCGCCGACCAAGACAAAATCCACCACCGCAGATCCAGCTTGCCGACGCAGCGACTCTGACTCTGACTCTGACATTATTTGTGCACTTGCTGAATGGCGTCGTTGAACATCCCGGTCAGCGCAGGCCCAGCAATGGCCAACAGCGCCGCAACCAGCAGCGCCGACATTAGCGTGACCATGACCCAGCCCGGAACATCGCCGCGCTCCGGATGATCCGCAGCACGCAGTCGACGGAGGAGCAGCTGCCAAAAAAGTAATAGCCGGGCAGAGAGTGGCAGAGCACGATCAGATTTATTAATCGGTTTAAGAGGGATAGACGACATAACGGTTCCTTCCATGGTTAGAGACCAAAGGTGAGTAATTGCAGGCCGGGAAAAGCCGCAAAAATGACAGTCAGCGGCAGGATGCCAAAAACCAGCGGAACCATCATGGCAATCTCTTTCTTGCCAGCACTTTCGATGAGCTGCCGTTTTGCAAACTCCCTAACATCCTGGGCTTGAGCACGCAGCACCTCGACCATCGGGGTGCCCCGCTCCACTCCGATCGCCAAGCCCTCGGTGAAACGAATCAGCGGAGCCACGCTGCTGCGCCGGGAGAAGTCCGAAAGTGCGTCGGCGAGCGAGCTGCCAGTTCTGGTTTGGGCTAATATCCGGCTGAACTCCTTGGCAAGCGGCCCGGCAGAGTTTTGACAGACTCTCTCTAAGGCACCCGTAACACTCTCACCCGCCCCCACAGCCAACGCCATCAGTTCGGCTAAGGCTGGGAACTCGGCCAGCATCCTGCTCTCTCGACGGTGGATCTGCCGATTCAGAAGCCATTCCGGAGCGTAAAGGCCCATGATGCCACCGGTGATCGTCACCAAAAAGGCGAGTAGTAGATTGAAGCCTCCGTTCGCACCGTAAAACATCAGCACTACGCTCGCCACAATCAGACCGGCAACGACTGAAATTACCTGCACAGCCCGAAAGTACAAGGTATTCTCCGGCCGTCCTGCCCTTTCCAGCCTCAGCGCCAGCCCCGCAGTCCCTGGCCTCAGTCGCGCTAGCCAGCCGCTGGCATCGTCAGCCAATAATCGAATGATCCGTTCGAGGGGCTCAAGAACCCCAGCACCGGGCAAATCTTCGGATAGCAGTTTCGACTGCCGTGCTAAGGCAGTGAGCTGAGACGCAATGCGATCGCTGAAATCACCGCGACGATTCCACAGCAATCGCGCAAGGAGTAACCACAGCCCCGCTCCCATGCCCATCCCGGAGATCACACCCACAGCCGTATTCACATTCATGCCAGGGCTCGCAGTTCCTCTGGCAGGGCACCGATTCTGAGCATCACGCGATAACAAATAATTGAGATCAGTAGGCCGATCAGTAAGACTAGCCATCCAGTGACCGAGTTATAAGCCTGGATGGTCTGTGGGTGGCTAGCCAATACCAGGAGCAATAGCCACGGTGCCAGCACGGCAAGTTTGGCGGCATTGATTAACCAGGACTGTTTTGCCTCAAGTTCCGCTCGAATCCGAATGTTCTCCCTGAGGAAACTGCTAAGAATGAATAGCAGGCCGCCCAAATCCGTGCCGCCAACATCCCGAGCCAGCTTTAACGCCTCAATGATTCGATCCGCCACCGGATCGGCCAATTGCGCTTTGAGTCGTTCAAGGGCTTGATCGAACCGACCACCAAGTCGGTAATCGGCAGAAAAATCGGCGAAATAGCTCCTCAACTCTGCCGGACCACGATCCGCCAGCTGCGCCAGTGCTTCTGAGATGCTGAGCCCGGCGCGCACCGCCGAACGTAAATTATCCACCACCTCAGGCCATAACTCCCGAAGCGCCTTTGAGCGTCGTCTAGCCCGCCGTCGCACTAGCGCAATCGGTAGCCAGGCAGCTAAACCAGCAAAACAAACACTCATTGGTGGTGAACGAGTGATGAGGATAACTATCAAAAAAGCCGAGAATCCTGCCAGCAGACAAGACGCGAAGAAGCGAAAAGCTGTGGTCTTCTGCAAACCAGCCTGAATGAGCAACTGGTTAATCCGCCGAAATTGCGGTGCTTGGACAAAAGCGATGTGGCTGGGCCAAAAAGAACACCAGATTAAGAAAAATCCGGCGCCTAACAACAGGCCAGCTAAGATGCTCATCAGCTTGCCGCCAGTAAAGCAGATACCTGGTACCCGGCGGCGGCGAACTTCTGCGCGGCCGGCATTGAGTTGGCAACAATAGTTAACTCGCCACCCTGTCGACGGAAAATAGGAGAACTTTCAATGACCTTCCCTTCCACCCTGCCACTAAGTGAGATGATCTCCGTTACTTGTCTTAGACCACGAGCCGACCTCTGGCAGTGCACTACTAAATCAATGCAGGAAGCCACCGTGGGAACTACAAAATCCGAAGTGATATTTACCCCTGCTAGCAGCGGCAAAGTGCAGAGCTTTATGACTGCGTCATGCGCCGAATTTGCGTGTATCGTGCACATTCCGGGTAATCCAGAATTCAGCGCAATCAACATATCGAGACTCTCCGCCTCACGAACTTCCCCAACAATCAGGCGGTCGGGGCGCATTCTGAGCGCTTCTTTCACCAGCCTGCGCAACGGGACAACACCTTGCCCTTCTAAATTCGACTGACGGCACTGCATTGCCACCACATCACGAATTGGAAACTGCAATTCAAAGACTTCCTCAACGGTGACCACCCGTTCTCGCGGGCCAATACCACTGGCGAGACAGTTCAACAGCGTTGTTTTGCCGGCCTGAGTGGCACCCGATACCAGGATATTGAGCCCGGCAACCACAGCAGCGCTCAAAAAACGAGAGGCCTCAGAACTAAGAGTTCCTAGCTCAACGAGATTTTCTAAGCGATTAGCCCGCACCACGAATTTCCGAATATTGATGGCCCAATGCTCCCGGGTTATTTCGGGAATCACCACATGTAGCCGAGAACCATCAGGAAGGGCCGCGTCAACAAAAGGGCTGCTGAGATCAAGACGACGCCCGGAAGACTTGAGCATTCGCTCCACGAGGTCCTTGACTTCCTGAGCTGAAAAGGTCAGCGAGGTGAGTTCCGCAGCGCCATTTTTGGCGATATAAACCTGTTGGGGAGAATTAATCCATATTTCCTCAACCGCAGGATCGTCAAGATAGGGCTGCAAGCGACCGAATCCGGACAGTGAGTCAATAATCGTTTTCCGGATTTGAGCAATCCCAGTAACCGGTGGAACAGCACCGAGTAATGAGCGTTGGCTATAGTCTTCAAGCACGGCATCAATAAGCCCTTGCACCTCGGCGAGCTGTCGCATCGGGTCTAGGCCTCGGCGCTTGATTAACTCCCGAACTTCATTTTCAATAATATCCAATGCAGTCATCCAGGAGTTCCTTAGCTCCGATTAATGATGTGAAAAGATCGTAAATCAATTAATTCGATTCGCCAAGAGAAATTTTTAATTGTGGAAAACCTCTACGACCATCGGCGCCTTACGGCCTAGTCGATAGCAAGTGTCGCTTCAAGCAAGCCGGGGAATCTATTAGCTAAATCGGCTCGCCTGACCTCGACCTTGCGACTGCGGCCGTGCTTAGTGGTTGCGGTCAGCCCGGCTTGCCGAAGTACCCGCCAATGGTGGGAAACGGTTGCCGGGGTGAGCTTGATATCTGCTGCCACAATACTGCAATCAATCGGTCCTTCATCCCGATACAGGGCTCGCATAATCGCCAGCCGCACCGGATCGGCCAGCGCAGCTAAGACACTTACCAAGTCGATCTCTTGCACCGACGGCTGACTCAAGTTGTCCACGTAGGCCTCCCTAATAGTTTGACTATTATCTAATTATCGCCATAACATCGACCCATGTCACTTCGACAATCATCTAATTATCTTGGACCCGCCCAGCTCTGGACCCTCGCCGCCGGACCCTTCGTGCTGGGCATCGACGGTTTTGTCCTCGCTGGCTTACTGCCACAGCTGGCAAACGAG is a window encoding:
- the ftsE gene encoding cell division ATP-binding protein FtsE, whose translation is MIRFDSVTKVYDRKSRPALDKVSLEIDRSEFAFLVGASGSGKSTFLRLVLKEDKASSGAVYVAGQNVAHISSWRVPKLRRGIGVVFQDFRLLPQKTVFANVAFAMQVIGRSRSIIRETVPDVLKTVGLQGKENRMPHELSGGEQQRVAIARAVVNKPGILLADEPTGNLDPETSLGIMKVLDKINQNGTTVVMATHDDDIVNQYRKRVIELRNGVIVRDEAKALYTSMIPQVGDSEKRDQQPSEREEAEEQK
- the prfB gene encoding peptide chain release factor 2; its protein translation is MAEIDFPVEIRTLRATYESIERVVDAAALRRDIEALSAEAGVPDLWDDPAKAQKVTSQLSHAQSKLERLESLASRIDDLEVLVELAEAEADADSLAEAGKELLALQKSLQELEVTTLLAGEYDEREAVVTIRSGAGGVDAADFAEMLLRMYLRWAERHGYSTQVLDTSYAEEAGLKSATFEVKAPYAFGTLSVEAGTHRLVRISPFDNQGRRQTSFAAVEVIPLIEQTDSIEIPENDIRVDVFRSSGPGGQSVNTTDSAVRLTHIPTGTVVSMQNEKSQLQNRAAALRVLQSRLLLLKKQEEDAEKKALAGDVKASWGDQMRSYVLNPYQMVKDLRTEHEVGNTAGVLDGDIDDFIDAGIRWRANQRNAAE
- a CDS encoding pilus assembly protein TadG-related protein; this encodes MSVAIDDQTAIDDRAKPVSAWRANQGEEGQIAVLAIGYMLLSLMIVATVTAASALYIESKKLLSVADGAAAAAADQISLNNSQSHPGLHLDSNVVISAAQQYLKDYVASGEFDQLSISAGTGSPDGQSARVVLTAVAHPPILSLLIPDGIPISAESTSRPQLHR
- a CDS encoding TadE family protein gives rise to the protein MSESESESLRRQAGSAVVDFVLVGALLSLLFVSIAQLALVLHVRNTLIDAAVSGAQFGALADRSPEQAAERSKQLINAALNSSFSTDVSCSEQELGGLKVLQVSIRAPLPLIGFLGVQQALEVSGHAVLQP
- a CDS encoding type II secretion system F family protein; its protein translation is MNVNTAVGVISGMGMGAGLWLLLARLLWNRRGDFSDRIASQLTALARQSKLLSEDLPGAGVLEPLERIIRLLADDASGWLARLRPGTAGLALRLERAGRPENTLYFRAVQVISVVAGLIVASVVLMFYGANGGFNLLLAFLVTITGGIMGLYAPEWLLNRQIHRRESRMLAEFPALAELMALAVGAGESVTGALERVCQNSAGPLAKEFSRILAQTRTGSSLADALSDFSRRSSVAPLIRFTEGLAIGVERGTPMVEVLRAQAQDVREFAKRQLIESAGKKEIAMMVPLVFGILPLTVIFAAFPGLQLLTFGL
- a CDS encoding type II secretion system F family protein, whose product is MSILAGLLLGAGFFLIWCSFWPSHIAFVQAPQFRRINQLLIQAGLQKTTAFRFFASCLLAGFSAFLIVILITRSPPMSVCFAGLAAWLPIALVRRRARRRSKALRELWPEVVDNLRSAVRAGLSISEALAQLADRGPAELRSYFADFSADYRLGGRFDQALERLKAQLADPVADRIIEALKLARDVGGTDLGGLLFILSSFLRENIRIRAELEAKQSWLINAAKLAVLAPWLLLLVLASHPQTIQAYNSVTGWLVLLIGLLISIICYRVMLRIGALPEELRALA
- a CDS encoding CpaF family protein, whose product is MTALDIIENEVRELIKRRGLDPMRQLAEVQGLIDAVLEDYSQRSLLGAVPPVTGIAQIRKTIIDSLSGFGRLQPYLDDPAVEEIWINSPQQVYIAKNGAAELTSLTFSAQEVKDLVERMLKSSGRRLDLSSPFVDAALPDGSRLHVVIPEITREHWAINIRKFVVRANRLENLVELGTLSSEASRFLSAAVVAGLNILVSGATQAGKTTLLNCLASGIGPRERVVTVEEVFELQFPIRDVVAMQCRQSNLEGQGVVPLRRLVKEALRMRPDRLIVGEVREAESLDMLIALNSGLPGMCTIHANSAHDAVIKLCTLPLLAGVNITSDFVVPTVASCIDLVVHCQRSARGLRQVTEIISLSGRVEGKVIESSPIFRRQGGELTIVANSMPAAQKFAAAGYQVSALLAAS
- a CDS encoding ArsR/SmtB family transcription factor is translated as MDNLSQPSVQEIDLVSVLAALADPVRLAIMRALYRDEGPIDCSIVAADIKLTPATVSHHWRVLRQAGLTATTKHGRSRKVEVRRADLANRFPGLLEATLAID